GACTGTAAAACTGATTGAATCGCAGGTTGGTGATGGAGGTAATCCAGCAGCACGACGGCCTGGTTATGCTGCTGGTCCTTGGCACCGTATAGCAGAATCACGTTGCTAGTTTCTAACTGTGCTGCCACCTTCGTTACGAAAGCAGCGGTTGCTGGATTGTGGTCCAGTTCCTGACGGTAGCGTTGTTGAAATTCGGGGAACCGTTCCGGAATGTGGTTAAACCACTGACGCAGTTCCGTTGTCGGGGCAATTTCTTTAGCCCACTCATCTAGGGCCGCGTTGACCTTGGAAATCCCCCGGGGCCAGCGACGGTCGACTAAGATCCGGTAACCGTCGTGATCTACGGGTTTAGTGTAAATTCGCTCAATCGTTAGCTGCATGGAGCTTCCTCCTCACCGT
This genomic stretch from Fructilactobacillus carniphilus harbors:
- a CDS encoding DUF488 domain-containing protein — translated: MQLTIERIYTKPVDHDGYRILVDRRWPRGISKVNAALDEWAKEIAPTTELRQWFNHIPERFPEFQQRYRQELDHNPATAAFVTKVAAQLETSNVILLYGAKDQQHNQAVVLLDYLHHQPAIQSVLQSKE